A single region of the Pseudomonas granadensis genome encodes:
- the glmU gene encoding bifunctional UDP-N-acetylglucosamine diphosphorylase/glucosamine-1-phosphate N-acetyltransferase GlmU, translating to MSLEIVILAAGQGTRMRSALPKVLHPIAGDSMLGHVIHSARQLDPQRIHVVIGHGADVVRERLAADDLNFVLQDKQLGTGHATAQAVPFITADTVLILYGDVPLIEVETLQRLLKHVVPGQMGLLTVELDDPTGYGRIVRDADGKVAAIVEHKDASEAQRAITEGNTGILAVPANRLADWMSRLSNNNAQGEYYLTDVIEMAVSDGLVVATEQPHDPMEVQGANDRKQLSELERHYQMRAGRCLMAQGVTLRDPARFDVRGEVTVGRDVLIDINVILEGNVVIEDDVVIGPNCVIKDSTLRKGVVIKANSHIEGAILGEGSDAGPFARLRPGTVLEARAHVGNFVELKNAHMGEGAKAGHLTYLGDAEIGARTNIGAGTITCNYDGANKWKTVLGADVFIGSNNSLVAPVDISSGATTAAGSTITQNVDKAQLAVGRARQKNIDGWKRPVKIEKS from the coding sequence ATGTCTCTTGAAATCGTTATCCTCGCGGCCGGCCAAGGCACCCGCATGCGTTCTGCCTTGCCGAAGGTGCTGCACCCGATTGCCGGCGACTCCATGCTGGGTCATGTTATCCACAGCGCCCGTCAACTGGACCCGCAACGTATTCATGTGGTGATCGGTCACGGCGCCGATGTGGTGCGTGAGCGCCTGGCGGCCGACGATCTGAATTTCGTCCTCCAGGACAAACAACTCGGTACCGGCCACGCCACGGCACAAGCAGTGCCGTTCATTACTGCCGACACCGTGTTGATCCTTTACGGCGACGTGCCGTTGATCGAAGTCGAAACCTTGCAGCGTTTACTCAAGCACGTGGTGCCTGGTCAGATGGGCTTGCTCACCGTCGAACTCGACGACCCGACCGGTTATGGCCGCATCGTGCGTGATGCCGACGGCAAGGTGGCCGCCATCGTTGAACACAAAGATGCCAGCGAAGCCCAACGCGCGATAACCGAAGGCAACACCGGCATTCTCGCCGTGCCGGCCAATCGCCTCGCGGATTGGATGAGCCGCCTGTCGAACAACAACGCCCAAGGCGAGTACTACTTGACCGACGTGATCGAAATGGCGGTCAGCGATGGTCTGGTGGTAGCCACCGAACAACCGCATGACCCGATGGAAGTGCAGGGCGCCAACGATCGCAAGCAACTGTCCGAACTCGAGCGTCATTACCAGATGCGCGCCGGTCGTTGTTTGATGGCACAAGGCGTGACCCTGCGTGATCCGGCACGTTTTGATGTGCGTGGTGAAGTCACTGTCGGTCGAGACGTGCTGATCGATATCAACGTGATCCTCGAAGGCAATGTGGTGATCGAAGACGATGTTGTCATTGGCCCGAATTGCGTGATCAAGGACAGCACCCTGCGCAAAGGCGTGGTGATCAAAGCCAACAGCCATATCGAAGGTGCGATTCTCGGCGAAGGCAGCGATGCCGGACCGTTCGCGCGTCTGCGTCCTGGCACCGTGCTTGAAGCTCGCGCGCATGTGGGTAACTTCGTCGAGTTGAAAAACGCTCACATGGGCGAGGGCGCGAAGGCGGGTCATCTGACCTATCTGGGCGATGCCGAAATCGGTGCGCGCACCAACATCGGCGCCGGCACCATCACCTGCAACTACGATGGCGCCAACAAGTGGAAAACCGTGTTGGGTGCGGATGTGTTCATCGGCTCAAACAATTCGCTGGTTGCGCCTGTGGATATCTCCAGCGGGGCAACCACCGCGGCCGGTTCGACGATTACGCAAAATGTGGATAAGGCGCAGCTGGCTGTCGGGCGGGCGCGGCAGAAAAATATCGATGGCTGGAAGCGGCCGGTAAAAATCGAAAAATCCTGA
- a CDS encoding F0F1 ATP synthase subunit epsilon — MAMTVHCDIVSAEGEIFSGLVEMVIAHGALGDLGIALGHAPLITNLKPGPIRLIKQGGEAEVFYISGGFLEVQPNMVKVLADTVQRAADLDEAQAQAALKAAENALNEKGADFDYGAAATRLAEAAAQLRTVQQIRKKFGG, encoded by the coding sequence ATGGCTATGACAGTCCATTGCGATATCGTCAGCGCGGAAGGGGAAATCTTTTCCGGCCTGGTCGAGATGGTGATTGCGCACGGTGCACTGGGTGATCTTGGTATCGCTCTGGGTCACGCGCCGCTGATCACTAATCTCAAGCCGGGTCCGATCCGCCTGATCAAGCAAGGCGGGGAAGCCGAGGTGTTCTACATCTCCGGTGGTTTCCTCGAGGTTCAGCCGAACATGGTCAAGGTGCTTGCCGATACTGTGCAACGTGCCGCCGACCTGGATGAAGCTCAGGCTCAGGCAGCTCTCAAGGCTGCCGAGAATGCCCTGAACGAAAAAGGCGCGGACTTCGATTACGGCGCCGCTGCCACACGTCTGGCCGAGGCTGCAGCTCAACTGCGCACCGTCCAGCAGATCCGCAAGAAGTTTGGCGGTTAA
- the atpD gene encoding F0F1 ATP synthase subunit beta: MSSGRIVQIIGAVIDVEFPRDSVPSIYNALTVQSAAATTLEVQQQLGDGVVRTIAMGSTEGLKRGLEVSDSGAAISVPVGKATLGRIMDVLGNPIDEAGPIDTEERWGIHRPAPSFAEQAGGNDLLETGIKVIDLVCPFAKGGKVGLFGGAGVGKTVNMMELIRNIAIEHSGYSVFAGVGERTREGNDFYHEMKDSNVLDKVALVYGQMNEPPGNRLRVALTGLTMAEKFRDEGNDVLLFVDNIYRYTLAGTEVSALLGRMPSAVGYQPTLAEEMGVLQERITSTKEGSITSIQAVYVPADDLTDPSPATTFAHLDATVVLSRDIASLGIYPAVDPLDSTSRQLDPNVIGQDHYDTARGVQYVLQRYKELKDIIAILGMDELSEADKQLVNRARKIQRFLSQPFFVAEVFTGASGKYVSLKDTIAGFKGILNGDYDHLPEQAFYMVGGIEEAIEKAKKL, translated from the coding sequence ATGAGTAGCGGACGTATCGTTCAAATCATCGGCGCCGTTATCGACGTGGAATTTCCACGCGACAGCGTACCGAGCATCTACAACGCGCTGACTGTACAAAGCGCGGCCGCAACCACTCTGGAAGTTCAGCAGCAGCTGGGCGACGGCGTGGTTCGTACCATTGCGATGGGTTCCACCGAGGGCTTGAAGCGCGGTCTGGAAGTCAGCGACTCTGGCGCAGCCATTTCCGTACCGGTCGGTAAAGCGACCCTGGGCCGGATCATGGACGTCCTCGGCAACCCGATCGACGAAGCTGGCCCGATCGACACCGAAGAGCGCTGGGGCATTCACCGTCCTGCACCTTCGTTCGCCGAGCAAGCGGGCGGCAACGACCTGCTGGAAACCGGCATCAAGGTTATCGACCTGGTTTGCCCGTTCGCCAAGGGCGGTAAAGTCGGTCTGTTCGGTGGTGCCGGTGTAGGCAAAACCGTAAACATGATGGAACTGATCCGTAACATCGCCATCGAGCACAGCGGTTATTCCGTGTTCGCCGGTGTGGGTGAGCGTACTCGTGAGGGTAACGACTTCTACCACGAGATGAAGGACTCCAACGTTCTGGACAAAGTGGCACTGGTTTACGGTCAGATGAACGAGCCGCCGGGAAACCGTCTGCGCGTAGCCCTGACCGGCCTGACCATGGCCGAGAAGTTCCGTGACGAAGGTAACGACGTTCTGCTGTTCGTCGACAACATCTATCGTTACACACTGGCCGGTACTGAAGTATCCGCACTGCTGGGCCGTATGCCTTCGGCAGTAGGTTACCAGCCGACCCTGGCTGAAGAGATGGGCGTTCTGCAGGAACGTATCACTTCGACCAAGGAAGGTTCGATCACTTCGATCCAGGCGGTATACGTACCGGCGGACGACTTGACCGACCCGTCGCCAGCGACCACCTTCGCCCACCTGGACGCCACCGTCGTTCTGTCCCGTGACATCGCTTCCCTGGGTATCTACCCGGCGGTAGATCCACTGGATTCGACTTCGCGCCAGCTGGACCCGAACGTGATCGGCCAGGACCACTACGACACCGCTCGCGGCGTTCAGTACGTTCTGCAACGTTACAAAGAGCTGAAGGACATCATCGCGATCCTGGGTATGGACGAGCTTTCGGAAGCCGACAAGCAGTTGGTTAACCGTGCTCGCAAGATCCAGCGCTTCTTGTCGCAGCCGTTCTTCGTGGCTGAAGTCTTCACCGGTGCTTCGGGTAAATACGTTTCCCTGAAAGACACCATTGCTGGCTTCAAAGGCATCCTCAATGGTGACTACGACCACCTGCCAGAACAAGCGTTCTACATGGTTGGCGGCATCGAAGAAGCGATCGAGAAAGCCAAGAAACTGTAA
- the atpG gene encoding F0F1 ATP synthase subunit gamma: protein MAGAKEIRSKIASIKSTQKITSAMEKVAVSKMRKAQMRMAASRPYAERIRQVIGHLANANPEYRHPFMIDREIKRVGYVVVSSDRGLCGGLNTNLFKALVKDMAVNRENGVEIDLCVVGSKGAAFFRNFGGNVVAAISHLGEEPSINDLIGSVKVMLDAYLDGRIDRLSVVSNKFINTMTQQPTVEQLIPLVATPDQDLKHHWDYLYEPDAKELLDGLMVRYVESQVYQAVVENNAAEQAARMIAMKNATDNAGDLISDLQLIYNKARQAAITQEISEIVGGAAAV from the coding sequence ATGGCAGGCGCAAAAGAGATTCGCAGTAAGATTGCGAGCATCAAAAGCACGCAAAAGATTACCAGCGCCATGGAAAAAGTGGCGGTCAGCAAAATGCGCAAGGCACAAATGCGCATGGCTGCTAGCCGTCCTTATGCGGAGCGTATCCGCCAGGTAATTGGGCATCTGGCCAACGCCAACCCGGAATACCGCCACCCGTTCATGATCGACCGCGAAATCAAGCGCGTCGGTTATGTCGTCGTGAGCAGTGACCGTGGTCTGTGCGGCGGCTTGAACACCAACCTGTTCAAGGCCCTGGTCAAGGACATGGCGGTAAACCGCGAAAACGGCGTCGAGATCGATCTGTGTGTCGTTGGTAGCAAGGGTGCGGCCTTTTTCCGCAACTTCGGCGGTAACGTCGTTGCAGCTATCAGCCACCTGGGTGAAGAGCCGTCGATCAATGATCTGATCGGCAGCGTCAAGGTGATGCTGGATGCCTACCTGGACGGCCGTATTGACCGCCTGTCCGTGGTGTCCAACAAGTTCATCAACACCATGACGCAACAGCCTACCGTGGAGCAGTTGATTCCGCTGGTGGCCACGCCGGATCAGGATCTCAAGCACCACTGGGACTATCTCTACGAACCGGATGCCAAAGAGCTGCTTGACGGCTTGATGGTCCGTTACGTCGAGTCGCAGGTCTACCAGGCGGTGGTCGAGAACAACGCGGCTGAACAGGCTGCGCGGATGATCGCGATGAAGAACGCTACCGACAACGCCGGTGATTTGATCAGCGATTTGCAGCTGATCTACAACAAGGCGCGTCAGGCTGCGATCACCCAAGAGATCTCGGAAATCGTCGGCGGCGCTGCCGCGGTTTAA
- the atpA gene encoding F0F1 ATP synthase subunit alpha, whose translation MQQLNPSEISEIIKGRIDKLDVTSQARNEGTVVSVSDGIVRIHGLADVMYGEMIEFPGGVYGMALNLEQDSVGAVVLGSYQSLAEGMSAKCTGRILEVPVGKELLGRVVDALGNPVDGKGPLGNTETDAVEKVAPGVIWRKSVDQPVQTGYKAVDAMIPVGRGQRELIIGDRQIGKTALAIDAIINQKDSGIFCVYVAIGQKQSTIANVVRKLEENGALANTIIVAASASESPALQFLAPYSGCTMGEFFRDRGEDALIVYDDLSKQAVAYRQISLLLRRPPGREAYPGDVFYLHSRLLERASRVSEEYVEKFTNGAVTGKTGSLTALPIIETQAGDVSAFVPTNVISITDGQIFLESAMFNSGIRPAVNAGVSVSRVGGAAQTKIIKKLSGGIRTALAQYRELAAFAQFASDLDEATRKQLEHGQRVTELMKQKQYAPMSIADMALSLYAAERGFLTDIEIAKVGSFEQALIAFFNRDHADLMAKINVKGDFNDEIDAGMKAGIEKFKATQTW comes from the coding sequence ATGCAGCAACTCAATCCTTCCGAAATAAGTGAAATTATCAAGGGCCGCATCGACAAGCTCGATGTGACCTCCCAAGCCCGTAACGAAGGCACTGTCGTCAGCGTATCTGACGGCATCGTGCGGATTCACGGTCTGGCCGACGTCATGTACGGCGAGATGATCGAGTTTCCGGGCGGCGTCTACGGTATGGCCCTCAACCTGGAGCAGGACTCCGTAGGTGCCGTGGTATTGGGCTCCTACCAGTCGCTGGCTGAAGGCATGAGCGCCAAGTGCACCGGCCGCATCCTCGAAGTTCCTGTTGGTAAGGAATTGCTGGGCCGCGTAGTCGATGCGCTGGGTAACCCTGTTGACGGCAAAGGTCCACTGGGCAACACCGAGACCGACGCGGTCGAGAAAGTTGCTCCAGGCGTGATCTGGCGTAAGTCGGTAGACCAGCCTGTACAGACTGGCTACAAGGCTGTCGATGCCATGATCCCGGTCGGCCGTGGCCAGCGTGAGCTGATCATCGGTGACCGTCAGATCGGTAAAACCGCTCTGGCGATCGACGCGATCATCAACCAGAAAGACAGCGGCATTTTCTGCGTCTACGTAGCGATCGGTCAGAAGCAATCGACCATCGCCAACGTGGTTCGCAAGCTGGAAGAAAACGGCGCCCTGGCCAACACGATCATCGTGGCTGCCAGTGCTTCGGAATCTCCTGCGCTGCAGTTCCTGGCACCGTACTCCGGTTGCACCATGGGTGAATTCTTCCGCGACCGCGGTGAAGACGCGCTGATCGTTTATGACGATCTGTCCAAGCAGGCAGTGGCTTACCGCCAGATCTCCCTGCTGCTGCGCCGTCCACCAGGCCGTGAAGCTTACCCAGGCGACGTGTTCTATCTCCACTCCCGTCTGCTGGAGCGCGCATCCCGCGTTTCGGAAGAATACGTAGAGAAGTTCACCAACGGCGCAGTGACCGGCAAAACCGGTTCCCTGACCGCACTGCCGATCATCGAAACCCAGGCTGGCGACGTTTCCGCGTTCGTTCCGACCAACGTGATTTCCATCACCGACGGTCAGATCTTCCTGGAATCGGCCATGTTCAACTCGGGCATCCGCCCTGCAGTGAACGCCGGTGTTTCGGTATCCCGTGTGGGTGGTGCCGCTCAGACCAAGATCATCAAGAAGCTCTCCGGTGGTATCCGTACCGCTCTGGCTCAGTACCGTGAACTGGCGGCATTCGCCCAGTTCGCTTCTGACCTGGACGAAGCGACCCGCAAGCAACTTGAGCATGGTCAGCGCGTTACCGAGCTGATGAAGCAGAAGCAATACGCACCAATGTCGATCGCTGACATGGCGCTGTCGCTGTATGCCGCTGAGCGTGGGTTCCTGACTGACATTGAAATCGCCAAGGTCGGCAGCTTCGAACAAGCGCTGATTGCTTTCTTCAACCGCGATCACGCCGATTTGATGGCGAAGATCAACGTTAAAGGTGACTTCAATGACGAAATCGACGCTGGCATGAAAGCCGGTATCGAGAAGTTCAAGGCCACCCAAACCTGGTAA
- a CDS encoding F0F1 ATP synthase subunit delta, whose product MAELTTLARPYAKAAFEHAQAHQQLANWSAMLGLAAAVSQDDTLQRVLKAPRLTSAEKAATFIDVCGDKFDEKARNFINVVAENDRLLLLPEIAALFDLYKAEQEKSVDVEVTSAFALNQEQQDKLAKVLSARLNREVRLQVAEDAALIGGVVIRAGDLVIDGSIRGKIAKLAEALKS is encoded by the coding sequence ATGGCAGAACTGACCACGTTGGCCCGACCTTACGCTAAGGCGGCCTTCGAGCACGCTCAGGCCCACCAGCAACTGGCCAATTGGTCAGCCATGCTCGGCCTGGCAGCAGCGGTGTCGCAAGACGACACCCTGCAGCGCGTGCTCAAGGCCCCGCGACTGACGAGCGCAGAAAAGGCCGCCACGTTCATTGACGTGTGCGGCGACAAGTTTGATGAAAAGGCACGCAACTTCATCAACGTCGTTGCCGAAAACGACCGTCTCCTGCTTCTGCCGGAGATCGCCGCTCTGTTCGACCTGTACAAGGCCGAACAAGAGAAATCGGTAGACGTTGAAGTGACCAGTGCTTTCGCATTGAACCAAGAACAGCAAGACAAACTCGCCAAGGTTCTCAGTGCACGACTCAACCGGGAAGTGCGCCTGCAAGTTGCGGAGGACGCTGCCTTGATTGGTGGTGTCGTGATCCGCGCCGGCGACCTGGTTATCGATGGCTCGATTCGCGGCAAAATCGCGAAACTTGCCGAAGCATTGAAATCTTGA
- a CDS encoding F0F1 ATP synthase subunit B produces the protein MNINATLIGQSVAFLIFVLFCMKYVWPPVIAALHERQKKIADGLDAASRAARDLELAQEKAGQQLREAKAQAAEIIEQAKKRGNQIVEEAVEKARIDADRVKVQAQAEIEQELNSVKDKLRAQVGLLAVGGAEKILGATIDQNAHAELVNQLAAEI, from the coding sequence GTGAACATTAATGCGACCCTGATTGGCCAGTCCGTTGCGTTCCTGATTTTTGTACTGTTCTGCATGAAGTATGTATGGCCGCCGGTCATCGCTGCTCTGCACGAACGTCAAAAGAAGATCGCTGATGGTCTGGACGCTGCCAGCCGTGCAGCTCGCGACCTGGAGTTGGCCCAAGAAAAAGCGGGTCAGCAACTGCGCGAAGCGAAAGCTCAGGCAGCTGAAATCATCGAGCAAGCCAAGAAACGCGGTAACCAGATCGTCGAAGAGGCTGTTGAAAAAGCCCGTATCGACGCTGACCGTGTGAAGGTTCAGGCTCAAGCCGAGATCGAACAGGAACTGAACAGCGTCAAAGACAAGCTGCGTGCCCAAGTGGGCTTGCTGGCTGTTGGCGGCGCCGAGAAGATCCTGGGTGCCACAATCGATCAAAACGCGCACGCAGAGCTGGTTAACCAACTGGCTGCTGAAATCTAA
- the atpE gene encoding F0F1 ATP synthase subunit C: protein METVVGLTAIAVALLIGLGALGTAIGFGLLGGKFLEGAARQPEMVPMLQVKMFIVAGLLDAVTMIGVGIALFFTFANPFVGQIAG from the coding sequence ATGGAAACTGTAGTTGGTCTAACCGCTATCGCTGTTGCACTGTTGATCGGCCTGGGCGCACTGGGTACCGCAATTGGTTTCGGCCTGTTGGGCGGCAAGTTCCTGGAAGGCGCAGCGCGTCAGCCAGAAATGGTTCCAATGCTGCAAGTTAAAATGTTCATCGTTGCCGGTCTGCTCGACGCCGTAACCATGATCGGTGTTGGTATCGCTCTGTTCTTCACCTTTGCGAACCCGTTCGTTGGTCAGATCGCTGGCTGA
- the atpB gene encoding F0F1 ATP synthase subunit A, with product MAETTASGYIQHHLQNLTFGQLPNGGWGFAHTAAEAKEMGFWAFHVDTLGWSVALGLIFVLLFRMAAKKATSGQPGALQNFVEVLVEFVDGSVKDSFHGRSPVIAPLALTIFVWVFLMNAVDLVPVDWIPQLAILISGDAHIPFRAVSTTDPNATLGMAFSVFALIIFYSIKVKGIGGFIGELTLHPFGSKNIFVQALLIPVNFLLEFVTLIAKPISLALRLFGNMYAGELVFILIAVMFGSGLLWLSGLGVVLQWAWAVFHILIITLQAFIFMMLTIVYLSMAHEENH from the coding sequence ATGGCAGAAACAACCGCTTCGGGCTATATCCAGCACCACTTGCAGAACCTGACCTTCGGTCAGCTACCCAACGGCGGCTGGGGCTTTGCCCACACCGCAGCAGAGGCCAAGGAAATGGGCTTCTGGGCTTTCCACGTCGATACCCTCGGCTGGTCGGTCGCGCTGGGTCTGATCTTCGTTCTTCTTTTCCGCATGGCGGCGAAGAAGGCAACGTCGGGTCAGCCGGGTGCTTTGCAGAACTTCGTTGAAGTATTGGTCGAATTCGTCGATGGCAGCGTGAAAGACAGCTTCCATGGTCGTAGCCCGGTGATCGCACCGCTGGCACTGACCATCTTCGTCTGGGTGTTCCTGATGAACGCCGTCGACCTTGTACCGGTCGACTGGATTCCTCAACTGGCCATCCTGATCTCCGGTGATGCGCACATCCCGTTCCGCGCCGTGTCGACTACCGACCCGAACGCGACCCTGGGCATGGCGTTCTCGGTGTTCGCGCTGATCATTTTCTACAGCATCAAGGTCAAGGGCATCGGCGGCTTCATCGGCGAACTGACCCTGCACCCGTTCGGCAGCAAGAACATCTTCGTTCAGGCCCTGCTGATCCCGGTGAACTTCCTGCTGGAATTCGTGACCCTGATTGCCAAGCCGATCTCTCTGGCTCTGCGTCTGTTCGGCAACATGTATGCCGGCGAGCTGGTGTTCATTCTGATCGCTGTGATGTTCGGCAGCGGCCTGCTCTGGCTGAGCGGCCTGGGCGTTGTTCTGCAGTGGGCGTGGGCTGTGTTCCACATCCTGATCATCACGCTGCAGGCGTTCATCTTCATGATGCTGACCATCGTCTACCTGTCGATGGCGCACGAAGAAAACCATTAA
- a CDS encoding F0F1 ATP synthase subunit I, with product METRKPNRLPFHRLAVFPVLMAQFVVLLIAALALWQWHGVVAGYSGLCGGLIALLPNVYFAHRAFRFSGARAAQSIVRSFYAGEAGKLILTAVLFALVFAGVKPLAPIAVFGVFVLTQSVSWFAPLLMRTRLSRP from the coding sequence ATGGAAACCCGCAAGCCAAACCGCCTGCCGTTCCATCGCCTGGCGGTTTTTCCGGTGCTGATGGCTCAATTTGTCGTTTTGCTGATTGCCGCGTTGGCGCTCTGGCAATGGCATGGAGTCGTTGCCGGATACTCGGGACTTTGCGGAGGCCTGATAGCCTTGCTGCCCAATGTTTATTTCGCTCACAGGGCATTTCGGTTTTCCGGCGCCCGAGCAGCCCAGTCCATCGTCCGGTCTTTTTATGCCGGCGAGGCAGGCAAACTGATTTTGACGGCAGTGCTGTTTGCACTGGTGTTCGCAGGTGTGAAGCCACTGGCGCCGATCGCAGTATTCGGCGTGTTCGTGCTGACGCAGTCGGTCAGCTGGTTCGCTCCCCTGCTGATGAGAACAAGACTTTCGAGACCTTAG
- a CDS encoding ParB/RepB/Spo0J family partition protein encodes MAVKKRGLGRGLDALLSGPTVSALEEQAAQADTRELQHLPLDLLQRGKYQPRRDMDPQALEELASSIKAQGVMQPIVVRPIGGGRFEIIAGERRWRASQQAGQETIPAMVRDVPDETAIAIALIENIQREDLSPIEEAVALQRLQQEFQLTQQQVAEAVGKSRVTVANLLRLIALPEVIKTMLSHGDLEMGHARALLGLPDNQQVEGARHVVARGLTVRQTEALVRQWLSGKPEPVEAAKPDPDIARLEQRLAERLGSAVQIRHGKKGKGQLVIGYNSLDELQGVLAHIR; translated from the coding sequence ATGGCCGTCAAGAAACGAGGTCTCGGACGTGGACTGGATGCACTGCTGAGCGGTCCGACAGTCAGCGCCCTGGAAGAACAGGCCGCGCAGGCTGATACCCGGGAATTGCAGCATCTGCCGCTGGACCTGCTTCAGCGCGGCAAATACCAGCCGCGCCGGGACATGGATCCGCAGGCGCTGGAAGAACTGGCGTCTTCGATCAAAGCCCAAGGCGTGATGCAACCGATCGTGGTGCGTCCGATTGGTGGTGGCCGCTTCGAAATCATCGCCGGTGAGCGTCGCTGGCGCGCCAGTCAACAGGCTGGCCAGGAAACCATCCCGGCCATGGTCCGCGATGTGCCTGATGAAACCGCAATCGCCATCGCGCTGATCGAGAACATCCAGCGCGAAGACTTGAGTCCGATCGAAGAGGCCGTGGCCTTGCAACGGCTGCAGCAGGAATTTCAGCTGACCCAGCAGCAGGTGGCCGAGGCTGTGGGTAAGTCTCGCGTGACTGTGGCTAACCTGTTGCGACTTATTGCATTGCCTGAAGTCATCAAGACCATGCTGTCTCATGGCGATCTGGAAATGGGTCATGCCCGTGCATTACTCGGTCTGCCGGACAATCAGCAGGTCGAAGGGGCGCGACATGTTGTCGCACGAGGGCTGACCGTGCGCCAAACTGAGGCACTGGTTCGCCAGTGGTTGAGTGGCAAACCCGAGCCTGTCGAAGCCGCCAAACCCGATCCGGACATCGCTCGCCTCGAACAGCGGCTGGCCGAGCGCCTAGGCTCTGCGGTGCAGATTCGCCACGGGAAGAAGGGCAAGGGCCAATTGGTGATTGGTTACAACTCGCTCGATGAGCTTCAAGGTGTGCTCGCACACATCCGCTGA
- a CDS encoding ParA family protein: MAKVFAIANQKGGVGKTTTCINLAASLVATKRRVLLIDLDPQGNATMGSGVDKHGLENSVYDLLIGECDLSQAMHFSEHGGYQLLPANRDLTAAEVVLLEMQMKESRLRSALAPIRDNYDYILIDCPPSLSMLTLNALVASDGVIIPMQCEYFALEGLSDLVDNIKRIAELLNPNLKVEGLLRTMYDPRLSLMNDVSAQLKEHFGEQLYDTVIPRNIRLAEAPSYGMPALAYDKQSRGALAYLALAGEMVRRQRKNSRIAAAQPT, from the coding sequence ATGGCTAAGGTATTCGCGATAGCGAACCAGAAGGGTGGTGTGGGCAAGACCACCACCTGTATCAACCTCGCAGCATCGCTGGTCGCGACCAAGCGCCGGGTGCTGCTGATCGATCTCGATCCACAGGGCAACGCCACCATGGGTAGCGGTGTGGATAAACACGGCCTGGAAAATTCGGTCTACGACCTGCTGATCGGTGAATGCGATCTGAGCCAGGCCATGCATTTTTCCGAGCATGGCGGTTATCAACTGCTGCCGGCCAACCGCGATCTGACGGCTGCCGAAGTGGTGCTGCTCGAAATGCAGATGAAGGAAAGCCGTCTGCGTAGCGCGCTGGCGCCGATCCGCGACAACTACGATTACATTTTGATCGACTGCCCGCCGTCGCTGTCGATGCTCACGCTGAACGCGCTGGTCGCCTCCGACGGGGTAATTATCCCCATGCAGTGCGAGTATTTCGCGCTCGAAGGCTTGAGCGACCTTGTGGATAACATCAAGCGCATCGCTGAACTGCTGAATCCGAACCTGAAAGTCGAAGGTCTGTTGCGGACCATGTACGACCCGCGCCTGAGCCTGATGAACGATGTGTCGGCGCAGCTCAAGGAACACTTCGGCGAGCAGCTTTACGACACGGTGATTCCGCGCAACATCCGTCTGGCCGAAGCGCCAAGCTACGGCATGCCTGCACTGGCCTACGACAAGCAGTCGCGCGGCGCGCTGGCCTATCTGGCCCTCGCGGGCGAGATGGTACGCCGTCAGCGCAAAAATTCACGCATCGCCGCTGCCCAGCCAACTTAA
- the rsmG gene encoding 16S rRNA (guanine(527)-N(7))-methyltransferase RsmG — translation MSSKVTSQHAEELSTGARALGVALTQAQHELLLGYLALLIKWNQAYNLTAVRDPDEMVSRHLLDSLSVMSFIENGRWLDVGSGGGMPGIPLAILFPDSQVTCLDSNGKKTRFLTQVKLELKLDNLQVIHSRVEAFQPAQPFNGIISRAFSSMENFSNWTRHLGDANTRWLAMKGVHPADELVALPADFKLDSEHALAVPGCQGQRHLLILRRTA, via the coding sequence TTGAGTTCTAAGGTCACTTCGCAGCACGCCGAAGAGTTATCCACAGGAGCCCGCGCGCTCGGTGTCGCGCTCACGCAAGCCCAGCATGAGTTGCTGCTGGGTTATCTGGCCCTGTTGATCAAATGGAACCAGGCCTACAACCTCACCGCTGTGCGCGATCCGGATGAAATGGTCTCGCGTCACTTGCTCGATAGTCTGAGCGTGATGTCGTTCATCGAAAACGGCCGCTGGCTCGACGTCGGCAGTGGCGGCGGCATGCCGGGGATTCCGTTGGCGATCCTGTTTCCGGATTCGCAGGTGACCTGCCTGGACAGCAACGGCAAGAAAACCCGCTTCCTGACACAGGTCAAACTCGAACTCAAACTGGATAACCTGCAAGTTATCCACAGTCGTGTAGAGGCGTTCCAGCCTGCGCAGCCATTTAACGGGATCATTTCCCGGGCGTTCAGCAGCATGGAGAATTTCAGTAACTGGACTCGTCACCTGGGCGATGCCAATACACGGTGGCTGGCAATGAAGGGCGTTCATCCGGCCGATGAGCTGGTAGCATTGCCGGCAGACTTCAAACTCGATAGCGAACACGCCCTGGCCGTACCCGGTTGCCAAGGCCAACGCCATCTGCTGATACTGCGCCGCACGGCATGA